From Micromonospora rhizosphaerae, the proteins below share one genomic window:
- a CDS encoding IS5 family transposase (programmed frameshift) yields MVPDGLWQRIEPLLPKPERNPRHPGRKRIPDRQVLCGILFVLHTGIQWEFLPQQLGFGSGMTCWRRLEEWNRAGVWQRLHELLLAELQAAGKLDWSRAVIDSSHVRAARRGPKSGPSPVDRARPGSKHHVLTEGAGIPLAVSLTGGNRHDVTQLLPLIDKIPPVRSRRGRPRRRPDQLFADRAYDYDIYRRAVRAKGIRPRIARRGQPHGSGLGVIRWVVERTIAWYHGMKRLRIRWERRDDIHEAFLALATCIITYRHVTRLC; encoded by the exons ATCGTGCCGGACGGGCTATGGCAGCGCATCGAGCCGTTGCTGCCTAAACCTGAGCGCAACCCACGGCACCCGGGACGCAAGCGGATCCCGGACCGGCAGGTGCTGTGCGGGATCCTGTTCGTGCTGCACACCGGCATCCAGTGGGAGTTCCTGCCCCAACAGCTGGGGTTCGGGTCCGGGATGACCTGCTGGCGGCGCCTGGAGGAGTGGAACCGGGCCGGGGTGTGGCAGCGGCTGCACGAGCTGCTGCTGGCCGAACTCCAGGCAGCCGGCAAGCTCGACTGGTCCCGCGCCGTGATCGACTCCTCACACGTACGGGCTGCCAGACGTGGCCCAA AAAGCGGCCCGAGCCCGGTCGACCGCGCCCGCCCGGGCTCGAAGCACCACGTCCTGACCGAGGGCGCCGGCATCCCCCTGGCCGTGTCGCTGACCGGCGGGAACCGCCACGACGTCACCCAACTGCTCCCGCTGATCGACAAGATCCCACCCGTACGAAGCCGCCGTGGCCGGCCCCGCCGACGCCCCGACCAGCTGTTCGCCGACCGCGCCTACGACTACGACATCTACCGCCGGGCGGTACGGGCCAAGGGCATCCGCCCCCGCATCGCCCGCCGGGGCCAACCCCACGGCTCTGGCCTCGGCGTCATCCGCTGGGTCGTCGAACGCACGATTGCCTGGTACCACGGCATGAAACGGCTACGCATCCGCTGGGAACGCCGCGACGACATCCACGAAGCCTTCCTCGCCCTGGCCACCTGCATCATCACGTACCGACACGTCACCCGGCTTTGTTAG
- a CDS encoding DUF2398 family protein, with protein MSPYQVAAGISATDLPSYQRAARLVLRHTLITDVYPRPGMLELVHRWEDPLAGDLRVLFGYRLDVRTSYARLIRCFDRLTPVVQFRSRARRPFDRRRYAYLCLVLAGLRRSYTEISLAVIARILAPQANAVDGLRFDPTISEHKQALADALGFLEQVGALRCSDGSANAWLRDPETGDALYDVDHDLCNAVFRPTRSLRDLPSAGALLTPAKGLGRDARRVAGQRARREVIEYPVTYFDEVDEDAAAALRDPQLAEDLSRLTGAVVERRAEGIALIDPTGTFSDAPFPAPNAVARAAALLLGAIADDLTRTESEATAIRLATPPAVELQAELISRVDEGMPGTQQPGTPTGQEEAGLVDSGPGWAVVEAGAALPVINDARLTELMHDLYIRFGAASFTDTWAADPSGMLAAARRFLFEMKLLAPAPSGAFVMPAAGRYRTIIPVVAPPHDQLLLEIGPVVSSGEGSGAVGAGQVDDVAQRKDPE; from the coding sequence GTGAGTCCCTACCAGGTCGCTGCTGGCATCTCCGCCACAGACCTGCCCTCCTACCAGCGCGCCGCCAGGCTCGTCCTGCGGCACACCCTCATCACCGATGTCTATCCCCGGCCCGGGATGCTGGAGCTGGTCCACCGCTGGGAGGACCCACTTGCCGGGGACCTCCGTGTCCTGTTCGGCTACCGCCTAGACGTCCGCACCTCCTACGCCCGGCTTATCCGCTGCTTCGATCGGCTTACCCCGGTTGTGCAGTTCCGCAGCCGTGCACGCCGGCCCTTCGACCGCCGTCGGTACGCCTACCTTTGCCTGGTCCTTGCGGGACTGCGCCGCTCGTACACCGAGATCTCGCTCGCCGTCATCGCCCGCATCCTGGCACCCCAGGCCAACGCCGTCGACGGACTCCGCTTCGACCCCACCATCAGCGAGCACAAGCAGGCCCTCGCCGACGCGCTCGGCTTCCTGGAGCAGGTCGGCGCACTCCGCTGCTCGGACGGCTCCGCCAACGCGTGGCTACGCGATCCGGAGACAGGTGACGCCCTCTACGACGTCGACCACGATCTGTGCAACGCGGTGTTCCGTCCAACTCGCTCCCTGCGTGACCTGCCCTCCGCCGGCGCCCTGCTGACACCCGCCAAGGGGCTGGGCCGCGACGCCCGACGCGTCGCCGGGCAGCGGGCCCGCCGCGAGGTAATCGAGTACCCCGTCACCTACTTCGACGAGGTCGACGAAGACGCCGCGGCCGCGCTGCGCGATCCCCAGCTGGCCGAGGACCTGAGCCGACTGACCGGCGCCGTTGTGGAACGGCGCGCCGAGGGGATAGCCCTGATCGACCCCACGGGAACCTTCAGCGACGCACCGTTCCCGGCGCCCAACGCGGTCGCGCGCGCTGCGGCGCTGCTGCTCGGGGCCATCGCCGATGACCTCACGCGTACCGAGTCCGAGGCAACCGCCATCAGGCTCGCGACGCCCCCGGCCGTCGAGCTCCAAGCGGAGCTGATCTCCCGAGTCGACGAGGGCATGCCTGGCACCCAGCAACCCGGCACGCCCACCGGCCAGGAGGAAGCCGGACTCGTCGACTCGGGTCCCGGCTGGGCCGTGGTCGAGGCCGGCGCCGCATTGCCGGTCATCAACGACGCCCGGTTGACTGAACTGATGCACGACCTGTACATCCGTTTCGGCGCCGCCTCCTTCACCGACACCTGGGCCGCCGACCCGAGCGGCATGCTCGCCGCCGCGCGGCGCTTCCTGTTCGAGATGAAGCTCCTCGCCCCCGCGCCATCGGGTGCGTTTGTCATGCCCGCAGCGGGCCGCTACCGCACCATCATCCCGGTCGTCGCCCCTCCCCACGATCAACTTCTACTTGAAATCGGCCCGGTCGTTTCCTCCGGCGAAGGTTCAGGCGCCGTCGGCGCTGGTCAGGTAGATGATGTGGCACAGCGAAAGGATCCGGAGTGA
- a CDS encoding TIGR02677 family protein, whose protein sequence is MNQPDQVATGGQDDYRSQHSGVGSTTAGLTLDAFALADRLKLFNFTRRGEGFLWVLRAVEQRRASHRPRLHVDDVAEALVELAAAHPDVPQEMNLRYMLDELVGDKVLAPSDDASRAGSLAAYRRRHTTYQFTELGYRAYTAVEDVLSTRSDEVSLSRLVFADVLADFRALAEANLTGDGEEVYRKLSRLDAVLADMTRRAARFYLMLDDLARGTDASPETFLRYKDALLAHMADFASDLARYAPRLAEAVHRVEASGVEVLLTRAAEADERVFATPQARLDDWRRRWQGLRDWFCPSVARTSDADQLQTATVSAIGGVVGLLRQVLEGRRSGVSRQTQLRHLAQWVMAAPDDDAAHAIISAGFNWRAVRHLSGGHADPELISSRLPWWQAPGVPLSVSMLRHGKRPSPGPPAPLRRADGARAMLRSRQLAARAAAEAAEAALADGGATGRTLDQDEVAVLLRLLTLALETRTVVSGRLLTARASTASLRITLTPSAAGSVVRTAHGRLHLPGVAIAVAVEPATRVRPRRKGNDQ, encoded by the coding sequence GTGAACCAGCCTGATCAGGTGGCGACCGGCGGACAGGACGACTACAGATCGCAGCACTCGGGCGTTGGCTCGACGACCGCAGGTCTGACGCTCGACGCTTTCGCGTTGGCCGACCGCCTAAAGCTTTTCAACTTCACCCGGCGCGGCGAGGGCTTCCTGTGGGTGCTCCGCGCGGTGGAGCAGCGCCGGGCCTCGCATCGACCTCGGCTGCACGTTGATGATGTCGCGGAAGCACTCGTCGAGCTCGCTGCCGCCCATCCGGACGTGCCACAAGAAATGAACCTGCGATACATGCTCGATGAGCTGGTTGGGGACAAGGTGCTTGCGCCGAGCGACGACGCCTCGCGTGCGGGCAGCCTGGCAGCGTACCGACGGCGGCATACGACGTACCAGTTCACCGAGCTGGGCTACCGCGCCTACACGGCCGTGGAGGACGTGTTGTCGACCCGGTCGGACGAGGTGAGCCTGTCTCGGCTGGTCTTCGCCGACGTTCTTGCCGACTTCCGCGCGTTGGCGGAGGCGAACCTGACGGGCGACGGGGAGGAGGTGTACCGCAAGCTGTCCCGGCTGGACGCTGTCCTGGCCGACATGACCCGGCGGGCGGCCCGCTTCTACCTAATGTTGGACGACCTGGCGCGGGGCACCGACGCGTCACCGGAGACCTTCCTGCGCTACAAGGACGCGCTGCTCGCCCACATGGCCGACTTCGCCTCGGACTTGGCCCGGTACGCGCCGCGACTGGCCGAAGCCGTCCATCGGGTGGAGGCCAGCGGGGTCGAGGTGCTGCTCACGCGGGCGGCTGAGGCTGATGAGCGAGTATTCGCCACACCGCAGGCACGACTCGATGACTGGCGGCGCCGCTGGCAAGGACTACGGGACTGGTTCTGCCCCAGCGTCGCGCGCACGAGCGACGCTGACCAACTGCAGACCGCCACTGTGTCGGCGATCGGTGGCGTCGTGGGGCTTCTACGGCAGGTGTTGGAAGGTCGCCGAAGCGGGGTGAGCAGGCAGACACAGCTGCGCCACCTTGCCCAGTGGGTTATGGCGGCCCCGGACGACGACGCCGCGCACGCCATCATCAGCGCCGGATTCAACTGGCGGGCGGTCCGACACCTCAGCGGCGGTCACGCAGACCCAGAACTGATATCCAGCCGACTGCCCTGGTGGCAGGCGCCCGGCGTACCGCTAAGCGTCAGCATGCTGCGACACGGAAAACGCCCCAGCCCCGGCCCTCCGGCACCGCTGCGACGGGCAGACGGCGCCAGAGCGATGCTGCGCAGCCGGCAACTGGCAGCGCGGGCCGCCGCGGAAGCGGCCGAGGCGGCACTCGCCGACGGCGGCGCCACCGGCCGGACCCTAGACCAAGACGAGGTGGCAGTCCTCTTGCGTCTGCTTACGCTGGCGTTGGAGACCCGCACCGTCGTGTCCGGCCGGCTCCTCACCGCGAGGGCCAGCACCGCATCCCTGCGGATTACCTTGACCCCAAGCGCAGCCGGCAGCGTGGTGCGCACCGCACACGGCCGCCTGCACCTGCCAGGCGTCGCCATCGCGGTGGCAGTGGAACCAGCCACCCGTGTGCGGCCACGGCGGAAAGGGAACGATCAGTGA